In Bacillus weihaiensis, the genomic stretch CTTCCTAACCTTGGTATAGGAATGAATGATGACTAAATAGCAATTTAAGAAAAGATCCTAAAAGAAAGAAGCCTTCGGTTTGAAATAACTAGCAACACTAACCATTACTATTACAATAAGAAAATAGGGCCAATGATGTGAGTACTTCTGAATTTCACCTTACCTTCATCATACATCCAGTTAACAGAATATTCCACAGATTTTTAACATTTATTTTCCTAAATAGATAATTCTAAAAGCTTCATCTTTTCCTGATCAATCTCCTTATAATACTTAAGTAAGATTTCTACACATTTTTCATGCGTCATCTCATATGTTCGTGTAATAAGGGCTGACCATGGATAATCTTTATTTTGAAAAAGCCCGCCTTGATAGATCTCCTTTAATCTTTCTGAGACTTCTATAGACAACTTATTTCCAGTAGAAAGCTGTTCAAACTCATACAGATCTACATTTGCGGTCTCTTCAACCTCTAAATAATAGGCCTGATTCATGGAATGTATGGAGATTGGGAGATTGTACTCATTAAGCGTTTTTTTCATTCGATATATGGTATTGTGGACGTTATGAACAGCTCTTTCACCATCTTTATCAGGCCATAAAACGTCTGCTAATTCCCATTTACTAATAATCTCTTCTTTTTTTGTTAATAAGTAGGCAAATAATTCTTCTGTCTTCTTTGTTGGCCATTTAACAAGCTTATTTGACTCATTAATAACTTGAAATGACCCAAAGCATTTTATCGTCACTAAAGGAATCATACTTGATAAGGCTTGGAGCTGCTGCTGTTTTCTTGTCGTTAATCTCGGTGCTAGTTCGTTCAAATCTTCTAATGTCACTGGCTTTAACAAATAATCGCTAGCTTCTACTCGAAATGCCTCCACAGCATATTGACTGTAGGCTGTAGTAAACACAATTTGATTAGCCTCATTCTTAATTTTCCCTGCTAATTCCATTCCATTTATTCCGGGCATCTCAATATCAATAAATAATACATCTGGATGTAAGAGTGGTATTTCCTTTAATGCCTTTGTAGAATCTGTATACATACCAACAATGTTATAGTGATCTAGTTGATTAAGATAATACCTCATCATTTCTAAAATATGGGGTTCATCTTCTATAATGACTGTTTTAAGCATGACTGTTTTTCACCTTCAATTTCATTATCTTTCGTTCATTTATTCATCTAGTACATTTTCAAATGGCATATCTACTCTTTTCTTATTGGCCACTTTATCAAGACCTTTGTACCTCTATTTACCTCGGAGTGAATGGAGAATATTGCTCCGTGCATCTTTTCTAAACGGTTTTGGATATTACGGATTCCAAACCCTTTGTCCTCTTGATTATGATTAAGAAGATGAGTTATTGTACTTCGATCAATCCCTATGCCATCATCTTCAACTTTTATAGAAATGGACGTCTCATCTTTCATGATGCAAACCTGGACTTTACCAGCTTTTCCTTTTTTGAAAATTCCGTGTCTAATTGCATTTTCCACCATTGGTTGAATGAGCAAAGATGGAATATATTCCTTTTCGACACCTTCATCTATACAGAATTCAACTTGAAGATAAGGTAATCTTGTTTTCTCAATTTCAACATAGGCTTTAATGAGTTTTATTTCTTTTTCTAAAGGAATCATCAACCCTTTTTGATTATTTTCAAGTATTAGCCTTAAATAAATCGTCATATTTTGAACTAAGGTTGCCGCTTTATGTGGATTAGAATAACAAAGGGAAATAATCGTACTTAATGAATTATATAAAAAATGTGGTTTTATTTGTAAATTCAGATAAGCCAATTCATTATGATTTGCTTCTTTTTGGACTTCCTCTAATGATGTCATTAAGTTAGACATTTTTATCGCCAATAGAATAATGAAGAAAATAAGAAAACCTACCATACCATATTCGTGAGTATATCCTAGAGATAAAGCGGAATCTACAACTTCTAAAACTAGGAAAAGAATAATAAAACTAAAAGCTATTATAAGGGTTATTAACTCATTTCTTTTTATCCTAGAAATACCTTTAAATACAAAATAGAAAAGCCTACTAATAATAACAAGGAGAATAACTATTGCTATTGTCCATGCTAGATGGATAAATAAGCTATAATAAGGATATGGTGTGAAAATAATGACAACCATATATAGGAGAAGTGGGCTAACTAAGGTAACAACCATCCAATTAGAGATTAATTTCCTTTCCAATTCTCTCATAGATAATATAAAAAAGAGAACTGAGCCAAATCCAAATAAATCTTTTATTTTATAAGCAAATGTAAAAGGTAAATCAGGATAGACTTGCAAGAGAATCTTATCTCCACCAAATAATATACTTACCATTAAGACAAAGAAGTAAATGGCTGAGAATAAGATAAACTTACCACCTCCACATCCTCTCAAGATATAAAGAGTTAGATGATACATACTAAAGAGCAACAGAACCATACACAAGCCAATATGAATACTAAAGGTTAGATTATCCAAGAGTGAGATATCATTAGAGGTTCCTAGGTAGATACTTTCACCTATACCCATATCCACAAAGGTTTGATTTTCAACATGAATAAGAATTTCTAGTTGATCTTCTTTTGGTTCAAAATAAGCCGCATAAGGTGTATTTCCAGCACTACCTCGTTGATTTTCTGTTGATATGGTTCCACTCGAAGAGATTTTTTGATCATTAATATATAGAGTATGTGCCATTCGAATACTTTCTGTCTTAATCCCTAGTATTCTCGGAAAATCAGCTTTATTTTGCGGAAGCTTCACTTCTAAATAATAGGTTCCCATCCCCCGTCCTTTAATAAAGCTCGGAACATCAATGATTTCTGCTTTTGGATTATTTATAATCTCATCCACTTGAAGGAGTTCCCCATCTACATATTTCCAGTATCCATCTAAACGAATTACTCCAGCCTCCTCAAAATCCCATTCTTCTAAATGTAATACACCATTTTCAGCTAAAGGATTTTCTGGATTAGTCCTTACAAAACTAACAGGTTGACTTAAAAAATATAAAGAAATAAATCCTACTATTAATACAAGTAAATACCTCATTTTTTTTGAAAAACTCGGTTTCAACTTCCTACCTCCTTGTTTGTGAGGATATTGTGAGAATAATAAGCTACTCTTATTTAGGTACTTTGACTTAGTTAAAGAGGTGTAATATGGAACATTTCATGTCAACTCATACTGATCATAACGTTCTTCTTATGCTTTTATCTTATCTTATAGCCACTATATCGGCATACGCATCAATAGATTTAGCACGAAGAGTAAAACATTCTAAAAAGAAAGAGAAGCTTATTTGGTTAATCCTTGGTGGGGCTGCACTAGGTATTGGGATTTGGTCGATGCATTTTATCGCAATGTTAGCTTACCACTTTCCTGTACCTGTATATTATCATCTTTTTCTCGTCATCCTTTCGGTTATCATTGCAGGAATTGGGTGTATTTTAGGGTTTCTTATTGTATCAGGACAATCTCTCCCTTTCCTTCGCTTTGTATTAGCTGGGATTATCATGGGCTCAGGGATAGCCACGATGCATTATGTGGGGATGGAAGCCATTCAACCAGTTATCATTACATACAATGATGTTCTATTTTCCATTTCTATTTTCATTGCTATTTTTGCCTCTATGGTCGCACTTTGGATTGGTTTTTTCTCACCTTTCTCAAAAAAAGAAATGGCATGGAAATTAAAGCTTCTTTTCTCTATCATCATGGCATTTGCTATAACCGGAATGCATTATACAGGAATGTCTGCTACGAATATTTCAGGGCACGCTACAAATCTTGAGTCATATTCAAGCTTACTAGATACAAATTTACTAGCATGGATCGTTGTAATTGGAACTGCTCTCATCTTTATCTGTCTATTTTTCTCTCTTTCTTTTGAAAGGATGTACAAAAAACATGAGCTTGTACAAAGTATCATCCTTGATTCAGCAGTAGATGGAATTGCCGTAACCAAGGATGACGGCACGATAATTCACGCCAATCCAGCATTCTATCAGTTAATGAATAGTGAGGAAAATTCAACCAACAAGAACTATTTAGAGACGTACCTCTCAACATGTAATCAACATTTCTCTTTTCATCAAGAATATCATCTAAAGAAAAATGATCATATTATTGAAATGAAAAAACATCCAATTATTGGTGAACATTTGCAACAGTCCTTATGGTTTTTTCGAGATATTACAGAGCAGGTGAAAGCAAAAGAGCGAATTGAGTTTCTTGCTTTTCACGATCCTCTTACTCAACTACCTAATCGCTATAAATTAGAAATGGAAATAAAGAAGCAAATAGATACAAACACAGAGCTGGCATGCATTTTTATAGATTTAGATAAATTAAAATTTACAAATGACACATTTGGTCATAATGTTGGGGACTCTTTACTCTCGTTCGCTTCTCAAAGATTAGCGCATGCACTAGAGGTAGGCGATTTACTTTCAAGAATCGGAGGAGACGAGTTTGTCATCATCCTTTCAGGTAATCGCGTTAAAAAAGTAGATGACGTTGTGCAAAAATGCATGTCTGAAATGGAGGTTCCCTTTACAATCAACGGTACAAAAATACGTGTCACGATAAGTGCGGGTGTTTGTGCTTTTCCACAGGAAGCAAAAAACATTGAAGAGCTTTTACGATTTTCAGACCTAGCCATGTATGAATCAAAGCGTAACGGTAAAAATCGTGTCACCTATTTTAATTCATTGTTAAGTGAAAAAATGAGACGTGTACATCTTATTGAAAAAGAAATGATTCATGCGATGCAACATAATGATTTTCACTTATTATTCCAACCGAAAATTCAAGTACCTACAGGAAAAGTAGATAGTGTAGAAGCACTTATACGCTGGAATCATCCAGAATTGGGCTTTATATCACCCGGAGAATTCATACCAATTGCAGAAGAGAAGGACCTAATCTGGTCAATAGGAACCTGGGTTTTAAGAGCTGCTTGTAAGCAATGGAGTGAATGGAAAACAAAAGAAATGGTAGATATGAAAATTGCTGTTAATATTTCTCCGCTTCAATTTTCGAAGGATGACTTTCTCCCTATGTTAACCTCTATTCTCGAAGAAACCGGGATGAATCCTAAAAGATTAGAGCTAGAAATCACTGAATCTTCCTCGTTAGCATTTGAAGAGCAAACGAGAAAAAAACTTAAAACAATACAACACATGGGAATTAGTATATCATTAGATGACTTTGGTACAGGTTATTCATCTTTTAAGCATTTGAAACAGCTACCTATCGAAGTACTGAAGATCGATAAATCATTT encodes the following:
- a CDS encoding sensor histidine kinase; this translates as MKPSFSKKMRYLLVLIVGFISLYFLSQPVSFVRTNPENPLAENGVLHLEEWDFEEAGVIRLDGYWKYVDGELLQVDEIINNPKAEIIDVPSFIKGRGMGTYYLEVKLPQNKADFPRILGIKTESIRMAHTLYINDQKISSSGTISTENQRGSAGNTPYAAYFEPKEDQLEILIHVENQTFVDMGIGESIYLGTSNDISLLDNLTFSIHIGLCMVLLLFSMYHLTLYILRGCGGGKFILFSAIYFFVLMVSILFGGDKILLQVYPDLPFTFAYKIKDLFGFGSVLFFILSMRELERKLISNWMVVTLVSPLLLYMVVIIFTPYPYYSLFIHLAWTIAIVILLVIISRLFYFVFKGISRIKRNELITLIIAFSFIILFLVLEVVDSALSLGYTHEYGMVGFLIFFIILLAIKMSNLMTSLEEVQKEANHNELAYLNLQIKPHFLYNSLSTIISLCYSNPHKAATLVQNMTIYLRLILENNQKGLMIPLEKEIKLIKAYVEIEKTRLPYLQVEFCIDEGVEKEYIPSLLIQPMVENAIRHGIFKKGKAGKVQVCIMKDETSISIKVEDDGIGIDRSTITHLLNHNQEDKGFGIRNIQNRLEKMHGAIFSIHSEVNRGTKVLIKWPIRKE
- a CDS encoding response regulator yields the protein MLKTVIIEDEPHILEMMRYYLNQLDHYNIVGMYTDSTKALKEIPLLHPDVLFIDIEMPGINGMELAGKIKNEANQIVFTTAYSQYAVEAFRVEASDYLLKPVTLEDLNELAPRLTTRKQQQLQALSSMIPLVTIKCFGSFQVINESNKLVKWPTKKTEELFAYLLTKKEEIISKWELADVLWPDKDGERAVHNVHNTIYRMKKTLNEYNLPISIHSMNQAYYLEVEETANVDLYEFEQLSTGNKLSIEVSERLKEIYQGGLFQNKDYPWSALITRTYEMTHEKCVEILLKYYKEIDQEKMKLLELSI
- a CDS encoding EAL domain-containing protein, which encodes MEHFMSTHTDHNVLLMLLSYLIATISAYASIDLARRVKHSKKKEKLIWLILGGAALGIGIWSMHFIAMLAYHFPVPVYYHLFLVILSVIIAGIGCILGFLIVSGQSLPFLRFVLAGIIMGSGIATMHYVGMEAIQPVIITYNDVLFSISIFIAIFASMVALWIGFFSPFSKKEMAWKLKLLFSIIMAFAITGMHYTGMSATNISGHATNLESYSSLLDTNLLAWIVVIGTALIFICLFFSLSFERMYKKHELVQSIILDSAVDGIAVTKDDGTIIHANPAFYQLMNSEENSTNKNYLETYLSTCNQHFSFHQEYHLKKNDHIIEMKKHPIIGEHLQQSLWFFRDITEQVKAKERIEFLAFHDPLTQLPNRYKLEMEIKKQIDTNTELACIFIDLDKLKFTNDTFGHNVGDSLLSFASQRLAHALEVGDLLSRIGGDEFVIILSGNRVKKVDDVVQKCMSEMEVPFTINGTKIRVTISAGVCAFPQEAKNIEELLRFSDLAMYESKRNGKNRVTYFNSLLSEKMRRVHLIEKEMIHAMQHNDFHLLFQPKIQVPTGKVDSVEALIRWNHPELGFISPGEFIPIAEEKDLIWSIGTWVLRAACKQWSEWKTKEMVDMKIAVNISPLQFSKDDFLPMLTSILEETGMNPKRLELEITESSSLAFEEQTRKKLKTIQHMGISISLDDFGTGYSSFKHLKQLPIEVLKIDKSFVDHLIGNHDQESIVRSMIQLGHNLSMKVLVEGVEHKEQAKWLAKEGCDMIQGYYFSKPIPPDQLTKYIIDQKSKEVGVTFSYE